In Deinococcus psychrotolerans, a genomic segment contains:
- a CDS encoding PadR family transcriptional regulator, translating into MSDASQALGPSAYIVLGLLSQCGSGTSYDLKRWADESVGHFWNFPRSQLYAEPQRLVSLGLLNDTQEDGGRRKRTYQVTPAGRAALQDWLSEPAGFPELRDLGLLKLFFAEEGSPQQVRQLAAEQLQVHRERLAVYQALSRLPDLSAAGPSAFGRHTLRMGFLYQEANITFWTELLDSFSVPPLLVPEPPMSK; encoded by the coding sequence GTGAGTGATGCAAGTCAGGCGCTGGGCCCTTCGGCTTATATCGTGCTGGGACTGCTGAGTCAGTGCGGCAGCGGCACCTCCTACGACCTCAAGCGCTGGGCTGACGAATCGGTCGGCCATTTCTGGAACTTTCCGCGCTCGCAGCTGTACGCCGAGCCGCAGCGCCTCGTTTCGCTGGGCCTGCTCAACGACACACAGGAAGACGGCGGGCGGCGCAAACGCACTTATCAGGTGACGCCAGCGGGGAGAGCGGCGCTGCAAGACTGGCTGTCTGAGCCTGCCGGTTTTCCCGAACTGCGCGACCTCGGCCTGCTCAAGCTGTTTTTTGCCGAGGAAGGCTCGCCTCAGCAGGTGCGGCAACTCGCTGCCGAGCAACTGCAAGTTCACCGCGAGCGCTTGGCGGTGTATCAAGCGCTCAGCCGCCTTCCTGACCTCTCAGCGGCAGGCCCGAGTGCGTTTGGGCGGCACACCTTGCGGATGGGTTTTTTGTACCAGGAAGCCAACATCACCTTTTGGACAGAGCTTTTGGATTCGTTTTCTGTGCCGCCGCTTCTGGTGCCAGAGCCGCCTATGTCAAAGTAG
- a CDS encoding DUF4188 domain-containing protein, whose protein sequence is MTPSSATTGPDTQTVSTRANPAPSRLTAELDGDFVVFMIGMRINKPWKVSAWLPVFLAMPKMLAELEKAPELGLLGGRFAGTTLIQFWRSSEHLNAYAQSRQHVHLPAWRAFNQSARTSGGTVGIWHETYRVAAGEYETVYVDMPAFGLGQAGKLVAASGRRATAAGRMGGEIKGA, encoded by the coding sequence ATGACGCCCAGCAGCGCAACAACTGGCCCAGACACACAGACGGTCAGCACCCGTGCCAACCCTGCACCCAGCCGCTTGACTGCCGAGCTTGACGGGGACTTCGTGGTGTTTATGATCGGAATGCGGATCAACAAGCCGTGGAAGGTATCGGCATGGCTGCCGGTGTTTTTGGCGATGCCCAAAATGCTCGCCGAACTGGAGAAAGCGCCGGAACTCGGCCTCCTCGGCGGGCGCTTCGCGGGAACCACCCTGATTCAGTTCTGGCGCAGCAGCGAACACCTCAACGCCTACGCCCAGTCGCGCCAGCACGTTCACCTTCCGGCGTGGCGGGCCTTTAACCAAAGCGCCAGAACATCGGGCGGCACGGTGGGTATCTGGCACGAAACTTACCGCGTGGCGGCAGGAGAGTACGAAACGGTGTACGTCGATATGCCCGCCTTTGGGTTGGGTCAGGCGGGCAAACTCGTGGCGGCCAGCGGGCGCAGGGCCACCGCAGCGGGGCGGATGGGCGGTGAAATCAAAGGAGCTTAG
- a CDS encoding SDR family oxidoreductase — protein sequence MTQPHPATSTFRPDLLAGKHALITGGGSGINLGIAQSFAAHGCAITILGRNLEKAQNAAAGIVAEGGKAIGVSADVRDFAAMQAAVAQAIAAQGDFDIVLAGAAGNFPAPVDGISPNGFKTVVEIDLIGTYHTIKAAAPHLKQPGNILSISAYGVPVPMQAHVVAAKAGVDALTQTLAVEWGLRGVRVNAIIPGPIDGTEGMARLAPDEKTRSQFTRTVPLGRFGVPQDIANAALFLVSDAASYITGVILPVDGGQNMLGGAPQYQMYLAMQAAEKAKTS from the coding sequence ATGACCCAGCCACACCCCGCAACTTCGACCTTCCGCCCTGATTTGCTGGCGGGCAAGCACGCCCTGATTACCGGCGGCGGCAGCGGCATCAACCTCGGCATTGCCCAGAGCTTCGCGGCGCACGGCTGCGCCATCACGATTCTGGGCCGCAACCTCGAAAAAGCCCAGAACGCGGCGGCGGGCATCGTGGCAGAGGGCGGCAAAGCCATTGGCGTCAGCGCCGACGTGCGCGACTTCGCGGCCATGCAAGCAGCAGTCGCGCAGGCCATAGCCGCTCAGGGCGACTTCGACATCGTGCTGGCGGGTGCGGCGGGCAACTTCCCGGCCCCGGTGGACGGCATCAGCCCCAACGGCTTCAAAACGGTGGTGGAAATCGATTTGATCGGCACCTACCACACCATCAAAGCGGCGGCCCCGCACCTGAAGCAGCCCGGCAACATCCTCAGCATCAGCGCCTACGGTGTGCCAGTGCCGATGCAGGCGCATGTGGTGGCGGCCAAGGCCGGTGTGGACGCCCTGACGCAAACGTTAGCGGTGGAGTGGGGGCTGCGCGGCGTGCGCGTCAATGCCATCATTCCCGGCCCGATTGACGGCACCGAGGGCATGGCCCGCCTTGCGCCCGACGAAAAAACGCGCTCGCAATTTACCCGCACTGTGCCGCTGGGCCGTTTCGGGGTGCCGCAAGACATCGCCAACGCAGCGCTGTTTTTGGTCTCCGACGCCGCCAGCTACATCACCGGCGTGATTTTGCCGGTAGACGGCGGCCAGAACATGCTCGGCGGTGCGCCGCAGTACCAGATGTATTTGGCGATGCAGGCGGCGGAAAAAGCCAAAACCAGCTAA
- a CDS encoding enoyl-CoA hydratase-related protein yields MSHQTVRLTSQGEVATLTIISKKGSMGPTFWREMAEVLPQLAQARALIIRGEELFSAGLDVKASAQSIGESLGNLEKFRAQVAPMHLAFEGVAALPIPVIAAVHGWCIGAGTELISACDIRLCSADARFSLPEVRLGIAADLGGLQRLPAIVGQGWARQLALTGEPIDAVRAERIGLVTEVLTDPEALFARAAELAAHLSSLPPKALEGTKKVLNAALPHAESLSQAVDWNAEHMTAEGLAAAFRK; encoded by the coding sequence ATGAGTCACCAAACCGTTCGGCTCACCTCCCAAGGTGAGGTCGCCACCCTGACCATCATTTCCAAAAAAGGCAGTATGGGGCCAACTTTCTGGCGAGAAATGGCCGAAGTCTTGCCCCAACTTGCTCAGGCCAGAGCGCTGATCATTCGCGGCGAGGAGTTGTTCAGCGCGGGGTTGGACGTGAAAGCCTCGGCCCAGAGCATCGGCGAGTCACTGGGCAATTTAGAAAAGTTCCGCGCCCAAGTCGCCCCGATGCATCTGGCCTTTGAAGGCGTGGCGGCGCTGCCCATTCCAGTGATCGCCGCCGTACACGGCTGGTGCATCGGAGCAGGCACCGAACTGATCAGCGCCTGCGATATTCGTCTGTGCAGCGCGGACGCCCGCTTCAGCTTGCCGGAAGTGCGCCTCGGCATCGCTGCCGATCTGGGCGGCCTCCAGCGCCTCCCCGCCATCGTGGGGCAGGGCTGGGCGCGGCAACTGGCCCTCACCGGAGAGCCGATCGACGCCGTCAGAGCCGAGCGCATTGGCTTGGTCACTGAAGTGCTCACAGACCCCGAAGCCTTGTTTGCCCGCGCTGCGGAGTTGGCTGCTCACCTCTCCAGTTTGCCGCCAAAGGCGCTGGAAGGCACCAAAAAAGTGCTCAACGCTGCTTTGCCCCATGCCGAGAGTCTGAGTCAGGCGGTGGACTGGAACGCCGAGCACATGACAGCGGAGGGGCTGGCGGCGGCGTTTCGGAAGTGA
- the pdxY gene encoding pyridoxal kinase PdxY, translating into MTKRPSLPQNILSIQSWVSYGHVGNAAAVFPLQRLGFEVWAINTVQFSNHTGYGAWTGPVFAPEMVAELIDGIEARGVLPTCGAVLSGYMGSEGTVAAVVDAVKRIRAANPEALYCCDPVMGDYGRGVFVRPELPERITALAIPEADILTPNQFELELLTGQKIETLEDALKASRQLRERMRGGGPRVVVVTSLVRSDASPESIETLAVTAEGAWLCSTPLLPLEPPRNGTGDAIAALFLGQYLSSNQAGEALSLATSALYALLEITHAADSREIQLVAAQDEYNRPNRVFEAEQVG; encoded by the coding sequence ATGACCAAGCGCCCAAGTTTGCCGCAAAATATCCTCTCTATTCAGTCATGGGTCAGTTACGGGCATGTCGGCAACGCCGCCGCCGTGTTTCCGCTTCAGCGGCTGGGCTTTGAGGTGTGGGCCATCAACACGGTGCAGTTTTCCAACCACACCGGCTACGGTGCTTGGACGGGGCCAGTGTTCGCGCCGGAAATGGTGGCTGAGCTGATAGACGGCATAGAAGCCAGAGGCGTGCTACCGACGTGCGGCGCGGTGCTGAGCGGCTACATGGGCAGTGAGGGCACGGTGGCGGCGGTGGTGGACGCGGTGAAACGGATTCGGGCCGCCAATCCCGAGGCCCTGTACTGCTGCGACCCGGTAATGGGCGATTACGGGCGCGGCGTGTTCGTGCGGCCCGAGTTGCCGGAGCGCATCACGGCGCTGGCCATTCCCGAGGCCGACATTCTGACGCCCAACCAATTTGAGCTGGAACTGCTGACAGGCCAGAAGATAGAGACGCTGGAAGACGCCCTGAAGGCTTCTCGCCAACTCAGAGAGCGGATGCGTGGGGGCGGCCCCCGCGTGGTGGTCGTGACCAGTTTGGTGCGTTCGGATGCATCACCTGAGAGCATTGAAACCCTCGCCGTCACCGCCGAGGGCGCTTGGTTGTGCTCCACGCCGCTGCTGCCGCTTGAGCCGCCGCGCAACGGCACCGGGGACGCCATCGCCGCGCTGTTTCTGGGGCAATACCTGAGCAGCAACCAAGCGGGCGAGGCGCTGAGCTTGGCGACCAGCGCTTTGTATGCCCTGCTAGAAATCACCCACGCCGCTGACAGCCGTGAAATTCAGCTGGTGGCCGCGCAGGACGAATATAATCGGCCAAATCGGGTGTTTGAAGCGGAGCAGGTGGGGTGA
- a CDS encoding NAD-dependent epimerase/dehydratase family protein yields MNVLILGGTQFIGRHTVEAALAAGHRVSVFNRGQSPDELPAEIERLRGDRDQGKSGLTALMGRQWDACVDVSGYLPQQVRASAELLSGQVGRYVYISSRAVYAEPCPLPITEQSALQAPAAEDITEINGETYGPLKVACEQIVQALYPDACTILRPQIVVGPHDANPRYPYWAVRAARGGVMLAPGDGSDHLQVADVRDVSRFVLKVIADGRSGVFNLAGPRLIWADFLRRCGATDVHWVDADTLKQALLDTEELSLYVADTDPQAGRMNVSFDRAIQAGFTLTAPEVTARDTRTWWSRQSVPFTLTPEREVQVLSRLDPT; encoded by the coding sequence GTGAACGTGCTGATTCTCGGTGGAACTCAGTTTATCGGGCGACACACCGTGGAAGCCGCCCTCGCGGCGGGGCACCGAGTCAGCGTCTTTAACCGGGGCCAGTCGCCGGATGAGCTGCCTGCCGAAATCGAGCGCCTGCGCGGCGACAGAGATCAGGGCAAATCGGGCCTGACCGCGTTGATGGGCCGCCAGTGGGACGCCTGTGTGGATGTCAGCGGCTACCTGCCCCAGCAGGTCAGAGCCAGCGCCGAACTGCTCAGTGGGCAAGTCGGGCGCTACGTGTATATCAGCTCGCGGGCCGTCTACGCCGAGCCGTGTCCGCTGCCCATTACCGAGCAGTCGGCCTTGCAAGCGCCCGCTGCCGAAGACATAACCGAGATCAATGGTGAAACCTACGGCCCACTCAAAGTCGCCTGCGAACAGATCGTGCAAGCCCTCTACCCTGACGCCTGCACCATTCTACGGCCTCAAATCGTGGTCGGCCCGCATGATGCCAACCCGCGTTACCCGTACTGGGCGGTGCGGGCAGCAAGGGGCGGCGTGATGCTGGCTCCCGGTGACGGCTCCGATCATTTGCAAGTTGCCGATGTGCGCGACGTGTCCCGATTTGTGCTGAAGGTGATCGCAGACGGGCGTTCTGGAGTCTTCAATCTGGCGGGGCCGCGCCTGATCTGGGCCGATTTTTTGCGGCGCTGCGGCGCTACGGACGTGCATTGGGTAGATGCGGACACACTCAAGCAGGCGCTGCTGGATACCGAAGAACTCAGCTTGTATGTGGCCGACACCGATCCGCAGGCGGGACGCATGAACGTCAGCTTTGACCGGGCCATCCAAGCGGGCTTCACGCTGACGGCTCCCGAAGTCACGGCGCGGGACACGCGAACTTGGTGGAGCCGCCAGTCGGTGCCGTTTACCCTGACGCCCGAACGCGAAGTGCAGGTGCTCAGCAGACTTGACCCGACTTGA
- the gmk gene encoding guanylate kinase translates to MPQPVPASRLTHQPQRGLLIVMTGASGVGKGTLREKWLNDQDVFYSMSWTTRPARSGERPGLDYHFVTPEQFEAHAQSGGFLEHAEFVGNRYGTPKGPIDEALSRGQDVILEVEVLGAMQVAAQSSEAVLIFIMPPSLTELRRRLEGRATETPERIEKRLARAREEILEAHHFRYVVVNDDLDRAVDDLCAVQRAERLKAQRYSAADLQSIVDQ, encoded by the coding sequence ATGCCGCAACCCGTGCCAGCAAGCCGCCTGACGCATCAGCCTCAGCGCGGCTTGCTCATCGTCATGACCGGCGCTTCGGGGGTGGGCAAAGGCACCCTGCGCGAAAAATGGCTCAACGACCAAGACGTTTTTTACTCGATGTCGTGGACGACCCGCCCCGCCCGCAGCGGAGAGCGTCCCGGCCTCGATTACCACTTCGTAACGCCGGAGCAGTTTGAAGCCCACGCTCAGTCCGGCGGCTTTTTGGAACATGCCGAGTTTGTCGGCAACCGCTACGGCACGCCCAAAGGCCCGATTGATGAAGCGCTCTCACGCGGCCAAGACGTGATTTTGGAAGTGGAAGTGCTGGGAGCCATGCAGGTGGCCGCCCAGTCCAGCGAAGCGGTGCTGATTTTCATCATGCCGCCGAGCCTCACCGAGTTGCGCCGCCGCTTGGAAGGCCGCGCCACCGAGACGCCCGAGCGAATTGAAAAGCGGCTGGCCCGCGCCCGCGAAGAAATCCTGGAAGCCCACCATTTCCGCTACGTGGTGGTCAACGACGATTTGGACCGCGCCGTGGATGATCTGTGCGCCGTCCAGCGGGCCGAGCGGCTCAAAGCCCAGCGCTACAGCGCCGCCGATTTGCAAAGTATCGTAGATCAGTGA
- a CDS encoding DinB family protein — MNVREYYTYLAAAREQLWNFLRALPEDDLNAALIDGDRFHNIKDLLLHVIDIEDHWVHVIARGDGLEASAFQHDWVRPQAEQYQLSWILDYGKAVQRRTQDFLESQPDFSASVKLVQDDPASANATLDQLLWYVMTHEVRHTAQIALLVRQLGHTPPWLDYLRFVRPQMPEIALEDDAGLEDEE; from the coding sequence ATGAATGTCCGCGAATATTACACGTACCTTGCTGCTGCACGCGAGCAACTGTGGAATTTTTTGCGTGCATTGCCGGAAGATGATCTGAATGCCGCCCTTATTGATGGCGACCGCTTTCACAACATCAAAGACCTCTTGCTGCACGTCATTGACATCGAAGACCACTGGGTGCATGTGATTGCGCGTGGAGACGGCCTCGAGGCCAGCGCTTTTCAGCACGACTGGGTCAGGCCGCAAGCCGAGCAGTACCAGCTTTCGTGGATTTTGGATTACGGCAAAGCGGTGCAGAGGCGTACTCAGGATTTTCTGGAATCGCAACCGGATTTCAGCGCTTCGGTCAAGCTGGTTCAAGACGATCCGGCCTCGGCCAACGCCACTTTGGATCAACTGTTGTGGTACGTGATGACCCATGAGGTTCGCCATACCGCTCAAATCGCCCTCTTGGTGCGTCAACTCGGCCACACTCCGCCTTGGCTCGATTACCTGCGCTTCGTGCGGCCTCAAATGCCCGAAATCGCTCTTGAAGATGACGCTGGCCTTGAGGACGAAGAGTAA
- a CDS encoding tRNA dihydrouridine synthase, whose product MTAVLPDLSTPVANQRGFYARRLEARTPQFPGAVLAPMAGYSDAPMRQLCAEAGALWTVSEMISSRGLVLGNEDADLIIGKPYKGEVGRVVQLFGADPDILAEASRKAAEWFDAAAIDLNMGCPVPKVRGKGGACLLQTPEVAYTLISAMRGAVPLDVSAKIRLGFDTNRAVEVAQGLEAAGVSLITVHGRTSAQRYTGQADWDAIAAVAASVRVPVIGSGDVLSAEQARERLKTGVAAVMIGRGAVGQPWIFSELLEDGFALPDLKAWASTALRHTRLNAQWYGEWRGMKQMRKVLPRYLAGAEPLPSELRDALVRLDTLLQAEALLRPLVGQMEDGRADLASA is encoded by the coding sequence ATGACCGCCGTTCTTCCTGACCTTTCTACACCCGTTGCCAACCAGCGCGGCTTTTATGCCCGGCGCTTAGAGGCCCGCACGCCGCAGTTTCCCGGTGCGGTGCTGGCCCCGATGGCCGGGTACAGCGACGCCCCGATGCGCCAGCTCTGCGCCGAGGCCGGGGCGCTGTGGACGGTCAGTGAAATGATCAGCTCACGCGGCCTGGTGCTGGGCAACGAGGACGCCGATTTGATTATCGGCAAACCCTACAAAGGTGAAGTGGGCCGCGTGGTGCAGCTTTTCGGAGCCGACCCTGACATCTTGGCCGAAGCCTCCCGCAAAGCCGCAGAGTGGTTCGATGCCGCCGCCATCGACCTCAACATGGGCTGCCCCGTGCCCAAAGTGCGCGGCAAAGGCGGAGCCTGCCTCCTCCAAACGCCCGAAGTGGCCTACACCCTGATCTCGGCCATGCGCGGGGCCGTGCCGCTGGACGTGAGCGCCAAAATCCGGCTGGGCTTCGATACCAACCGCGCTGTGGAAGTCGCGCAGGGTCTGGAGGCGGCGGGCGTGAGCTTGATTACCGTTCACGGGCGCACCTCGGCCCAGCGCTACACCGGGCAGGCCGATTGGGACGCGATTGCGGCAGTGGCCGCCAGCGTCCGCGTGCCGGTGATTGGCAGCGGTGACGTACTGAGCGCTGAGCAGGCCCGTGAGCGCCTCAAAACCGGTGTGGCCGCTGTGATGATCGGGCGCGGCGCGGTGGGCCAGCCGTGGATTTTCAGCGAACTGCTGGAAGACGGTTTTGCGCTTCCTGATTTGAAGGCGTGGGCGTCTACCGCGCTGCGCCACACCCGCTTGAACGCCCAGTGGTATGGCGAATGGCGCGGCATGAAGCAGATGAGAAAAGTTTTGCCGCGCTACTTGGCGGGCGCTGAGCCTTTGCCGAGCGAGTTGCGTGACGCTTTGGTGCGCCTCGACACCTTGCTGCAGGCCGAGGCGCTGCTGCGTCCCCTGGTAGGTCAGATGGAAGACGGGCGGGCCGACTTGGCAAGTGCCTAA
- a CDS encoding GNAT family N-acetyltransferase → MKVQPVALHHAPLLHHLYQATPSYFALLGSRVPSLQEVTRDIETALYDSRRHLELLYQGGEAVGSLDYKLNYPYAGDVTINLLLIRGDIQSRGLGERVVRDLEKRLPDSRRLLASVLGDNQRAVKFWERLGFTFATDARPVMTWYAKPLHCQPEPQPAALS, encoded by the coding sequence TTGAAGGTACAACCCGTCGCTCTGCACCACGCACCTTTGCTCCACCATCTGTACCAAGCCACACCCAGCTATTTCGCGCTGCTGGGCAGTCGGGTGCCGTCTCTGCAAGAAGTCACGCGGGACATCGAAACCGCGCTCTACGATTCGCGCCGCCACTTGGAGCTGCTCTATCAGGGCGGCGAAGCGGTGGGCAGCCTCGATTACAAACTCAATTACCCCTACGCGGGCGACGTGACCATCAATTTGCTGCTGATTCGCGGCGATATTCAGTCACGCGGGCTGGGCGAGCGGGTCGTGCGCGACCTGGAAAAGCGTCTGCCCGACAGTCGGCGGCTGCTGGCCAGCGTACTGGGCGACAACCAAAGGGCCGTCAAGTTCTGGGAGCGCCTCGGGTTTACTTTTGCCACCGACGCCCGCCCAGTCATGACCTGGTACGCCAAGCCGCTGCACTGCCAGCCCGAGCCGCAGCCTGCCGCGCTGAGCTGA
- the argB gene encoding acetylglutamate kinase, with translation MIVKYGGNAMKNVELRRTVAHELAALCREHSLVVVHGGGPVIERELERRGLRSEFVRGLRVTTPEAMHVIEMALGQLNKELSYEIGSAVGLMGHDSNLLVAEPLGGELGRVGKIVSVNAELLRKLLSVGLTPVVGCVAVDKRGAALNINADTVAGAVAGALREGVIFLTDVDGVYRHFPDAASLVEQLSREEAEEGIAEGWIGGGMIPKVRAALDALRRGAAYATIASGMQAGVLERAAAGQAGTRVVP, from the coding sequence ATGATCGTCAAGTACGGCGGCAACGCCATGAAAAATGTGGAGCTGCGGCGCACGGTGGCCCACGAACTCGCCGCCCTTTGCCGTGAGCATTCGCTGGTGGTCGTTCACGGCGGCGGCCCCGTCATCGAACGCGAACTGGAGCGGCGCGGCCTGAGAAGTGAGTTCGTGCGCGGCCTGCGCGTCACCACGCCCGAAGCCATGCACGTCATTGAGATGGCGCTGGGACAGCTCAATAAAGAACTGTCTTACGAAATCGGCAGCGCGGTGGGCCTGATGGGCCACGACAGCAACTTGCTGGTGGCCGAGCCGCTGGGCGGTGAACTGGGAAGAGTCGGCAAAATCGTCAGTGTCAACGCCGAACTGCTCCGCAAGCTGCTCAGCGTCGGCCTGACGCCGGTGGTGGGCTGTGTGGCGGTGGACAAGAGAGGAGCAGCACTGAACATCAACGCCGATACAGTGGCGGGCGCAGTCGCCGGAGCGCTGAGGGAAGGCGTGATCTTTTTGACCGACGTGGACGGGGTGTACCGCCATTTTCCCGACGCTGCATCACTGGTGGAGCAGCTCAGCCGCGAGGAAGCCGAAGAAGGCATTGCGGAAGGCTGGATCGGCGGCGGGATGATTCCCAAAGTGCGGGCCGCCCTCGACGCCCTCAGGCGCGGCGCGGCCTACGCCACTATTGCCAGCGGGATGCAGGCGGGCGTACTGGAACGGGCGGCGGCGGGCCAAGCCGGAACGCGGGTGGTGCCGTGA
- a CDS encoding histidine phosphatase family protein encodes MSTLLLARHGRTAHNSAGKIQGRSQVPLDETGQAQAGQLASHIAALESRPSQIWASDLLRAEQTAGEVAARLGLPITTDVRLREQEFGEHEGHLLSELLAENPRFAEAWTQDFSLLHPPGGESFAQTTARMLDWFETARPRKAGEVVLAVSHGLALTGLLCALSGLTPREAMRQELFRHANAAYTVLTLDTESGEVLACSAVQSAHLIPLTTS; translated from the coding sequence GTGAGCACGTTGCTGCTGGCAAGGCATGGCCGCACCGCCCACAACAGCGCCGGTAAAATACAGGGCCGTTCTCAGGTGCCTTTGGACGAAACGGGTCAGGCGCAGGCGGGGCAACTGGCCAGCCACATCGCCGCGTTGGAGAGCCGCCCCAGCCAAATCTGGGCCAGCGATTTGCTGCGGGCCGAGCAGACGGCGGGCGAGGTGGCCGCACGGCTCGGTTTGCCTATCACCACCGATGTAAGGCTGCGCGAACAGGAATTTGGCGAGCACGAAGGCCACCTGCTCAGCGAACTTTTGGCCGAGAATCCCCGGTTTGCCGAGGCCTGGACGCAGGATTTCAGCTTGCTGCACCCGCCCGGCGGCGAGAGCTTTGCCCAGACCACCGCGCGGATGCTGGACTGGTTTGAGACGGCCCGCCCCCGAAAGGCCGGTGAAGTGGTGCTGGCGGTGTCACACGGCCTTGCTCTCACGGGCCTACTGTGTGCGCTGAGCGGGTTGACTCCGCGTGAAGCCATGCGGCAGGAGTTGTTTCGCCATGCCAACGCCGCTTATACCGTCCTGACTTTGGACACCGAGTCCGGCGAGGTCTTGGCGTGCAGCGCGGTTCAAAGTGCACATCTGATTCCACTTACCACCAGTTGA
- a CDS encoding ABC transporter substrate-binding protein: MLKRNLLLSAALLSASAASAQKTTLEFWTISLAPLFNDEMNRLSTQFEKENPTVEVKWVDVPATAIEQKLLAAVAAGRPPAVVNLSSDMTVKMVQQGALEAMPLSDAQKKLYFASPLSTFTFDNKVYGTPWYWAPKVVAYNTDIFKKAGLDPNKPPLTIQTMIAAAKQVKDKTGLYGFMPNINGTGLLYLFQEAGLPILSGDKSKAVFNSDKHIQLLQTYVDLYKRGYIPEDTMRRGYVGATELYSSGKLAMLITGPQFILRVANDNKDVYNLTKVAPYPINIAGNLIHTPLMGMVIPKGVKDKELSQKLALFLTNDTNQLAFSKVTQTTFPSTVKASGDKYFKAGGTNATDQGRLVSSKELKKAKDLTLIYPDASKLNKVFKDNVEAAMLGQKTAKAALDDIVKAWNASL, encoded by the coding sequence ATGCTAAAAAGGAATCTGCTGCTGAGCGCCGCTTTGCTCAGCGCTTCTGCGGCCAGCGCTCAAAAGACCACTCTTGAATTCTGGACCATCTCGCTCGCGCCGCTGTTTAACGACGAGATGAACCGCTTGTCTACCCAGTTTGAAAAAGAAAACCCCACTGTAGAAGTGAAATGGGTGGACGTGCCCGCCACCGCCATCGAGCAAAAGCTGCTGGCTGCCGTCGCCGCTGGCCGCCCGCCCGCCGTGGTGAATCTCAGCAGCGACATGACGGTGAAAATGGTGCAGCAGGGCGCACTGGAAGCCATGCCGCTCAGTGACGCCCAGAAGAAACTCTATTTCGCCTCGCCGCTGTCCACTTTTACTTTTGACAACAAAGTCTACGGCACGCCGTGGTACTGGGCACCCAAAGTCGTCGCTTACAACACCGACATTTTTAAGAAAGCCGGACTCGATCCCAACAAACCCCCACTGACCATTCAAACCATGATCGCCGCCGCCAAGCAAGTCAAAGACAAAACCGGCTTGTACGGCTTTATGCCCAACATCAACGGCACGGGCCTGCTGTACTTGTTTCAAGAAGCAGGCTTACCGATTTTAAGTGGCGACAAGAGCAAAGCCGTCTTCAATTCGGACAAGCACATTCAGCTTCTCCAAACCTATGTTGACCTCTACAAAAGAGGCTATATCCCTGAAGACACCATGCGGCGCGGCTATGTGGGGGCCACCGAGCTGTATTCCTCGGGCAAACTGGCGATGCTGATTACTGGGCCGCAGTTTATTTTGCGGGTCGCCAACGACAACAAAGATGTCTATAATTTGACCAAAGTCGCGCCTTACCCCATTAACATTGCTGGAAACTTGATTCATACGCCACTGATGGGAATGGTGATTCCCAAGGGCGTGAAAGACAAAGAACTGTCCCAGAAATTGGCTCTCTTTTTAACCAACGACACCAATCAACTGGCTTTTTCCAAAGTGACCCAGACGACCTTTCCTTCGACGGTCAAAGCCAGCGGCGACAAGTATTTCAAAGCGGGCGGCACCAACGCCACCGATCAAGGCCGACTGGTCAGCAGCAAAGAACTCAAAAAAGCCAAAGACTTGACTTTGATCTATCCTGACGCCTCCAAGCTCAACAAAGTCTTCAAAGATAATGTCGAAGCGGCCATGTTGGGTCAGAAAACGGCCAAAGCGGCGCTCGACGATATTGTGAAAGCCTGGAACGCCAGTTTGTGA